From one Lolium rigidum isolate FL_2022 chromosome 4, APGP_CSIRO_Lrig_0.1, whole genome shotgun sequence genomic stretch:
- the LOC124649211 gene encoding glutathione S-transferase 4-like, with the protein MAPAAVKVYGWAMSPFVARALLCLEEAGVEYELVPMSRQAGDHLQPDFLARNPFAQVPVLEDGDLTLFESRAIARHVLRKHKPELLVGDGSPEAAAMVDVWLEVEAQQHHAPTGAIMVQCILAPLLGGARDQAVIDENVPKLKKVLEVYEARLSKSRYLAGESVSLADLSHFPMLRYFMETEYKALVEELPHVKAWWEELKARPAARKVTEFMPVDFGLGKKAEQ; encoded by the exons ATGGCGCCGGCGGCCGTGAAGGTGTACGGGTGGGCGATGTCGCCGTTCGTTGCGCGCGCGCTGCTGTGCCTGGAGGAGGCCGGCGTCGAGTACGAGCTCGTCCCCATGAGCCGCCAggccggcgaccacctccagCCGGACTTTCTCGCCAGGAACCCGTTCGCCCAGGTGCCTGTCCTCGAGGACGGCGACCTCACACTCTTCG AGTCGCGCGCGATCGCGAGGCACGTGCTGCGCAAGCACAAGCCGGAGCTGCTGGTGGGCGACGGCTCaccggaggcggcggccatggtggacgtgtggctggaggtggaggcgcagcAGCACCACGCCCCGACGGGCGCCATCATGGTGCAGTGCATCCTCGCCCCGCTCCTCGGCGGCGCGCGCGACCAGGCCGTCATCGACGAGAACGTCCCCAAGCTGAAGAAGGTGCTGGAGGTGTACGAGGCGCGGCTATCGAAGTCGAGGTACCTCGCCGGGGAATCGGTGAGCCTGGCCGACCTCAGCCACttcccgatgctgcgctacttcaTGGAGACCGAGTACAAGGCGCTCGTGGAGGAGCTCCCGCATGTCAAGGCGTGGTGGGAGGAGCTCAAGGCCAGGCCGGCGGCGAGGAAGGTTACGGAGTTCATGCCGGTGGACTTTGGTCTGGGAAAGAAGGCAGAGCAGTGA
- the LOC124705896 gene encoding probable glutathione S-transferase GSTF1: MGCAVKVYGVVASPFVATVLLCLEETGVSYELVPVDMAAREQKTEPYLSRNPFGKIPTFEDGEITLFESRAISRYILRKYGPAGTPKDLLRESNLEESAMVDAWTEVEAHQYHPAISNIVRQCVIMPLIGGARDQAVVDENVGKLGKVLDVYQARLSSSPYLAGDFFSLADLAHFAFTYCLMAGTEYTPLLVKRASVGAWWGRIIARPAVRKVAALIDLGLLKQMSSS; the protein is encoded by the exons atgggctgCGCGGTGAAGGTGTACGGGGTTGTGGCGTCTCCGTTCGTCGCGACGGTGCTGTTGTGCCTGGAGGAGACCGGCGTCAGCTACGAGCTCGTCCCCGTCGACATGGCTGCGCGGGAACAGAAGACCGAGCCCTACCTCTCCCGAAAC CCGTTCGGCAAGATCCCTACATTTGAGGACGGGGAAATCACGCTGTTCG AATCTCGCGCAATTTCGCGGTACATCCTCCGCAAGTACGGACCTGCCGGCACCCCCAAAGATCTCCTACGAGAATCCAACCTTGAGGAATCAGCCATGGTGGACGCGTggacggaggtggaggcgcaCCAGTACCACCCGGCCATCTCCAACATAGTCCGGCAGTGCGTCATCATGccgctgatcgggggcgcccgcgACCAGGCAGTGGTGGACGAGAACGTTGGGAAGCTGGGAAAGGTCTTGGACGTGTACCAGGCGCGGCTGTCGAGCTCGCCGTACCTAGCCGGAGACTTCTTCAGCCTCGCTGACCTCGCGCACTTTGCCTTCACCTACTGCCTCATGGCCGGCACTGAATACACGCCGCTGCTGGTGAAGCGCGCCAGCGTCGGGGCATGGTGGGGAAGGATCATTGCCAggccggcggtgaggaaggtggccGCTCTGATCGACCTCGGGTTGCTGAAGCAGATGTCGTCTTCTTAA